In Vibrio stylophorae, the genomic stretch GAGCGCCGTTGGGTGAAGGTCAATGATGTGGAAGTGCGTCAAGGTGAGATGATTGCGCCCAATTTAAAGCTGGTGGCTATCGAGCCACGTAGCGTGGTGCTGCAATACAACGATGTGCGCTTCTCAATGCCGGCGCTGTCTGAATGGGCGGGCGAATAAAAAGGATTCTGCGCTAGGCGCTTGCGCGACAAAAGCGTAGCGACAGAAAATAGCCAGGAAACGAGCCATAAAAAAGACCGCATTAGGCGGTCTTTTTTATGGTCAATTGCTTGCGCTGTTGCTTACATCCAACGGTCTTTTTTGCGACGACTTGGAACCAAGTGTGGCAATAGCAAACCAAGAATCAGACCAAGGCCTGCAACCATGGCGCCATAGGTAAACCAACGCATCAATAGATCATCTTTTTGCGTGTCGATTTTCGCTTGTAGCTCGCGAATCATCGCTTGGTCAGCGCTAAGCTGATCATTGAGCTCAAGGTTGCGGGCTTCTAAATCTTTAATGGTGAGTTTGTACTGCTCAACTGCGGTGGTGAGGCCTGAGGTTTTCACCTTCGCTTGTTCATTGGCTTGTGCCAATGTCTCTTTCACTTCAGTCAATTCAGTTTCAAGTGCACCAAAGCGTGCCTTGTAGCTTGGTTGTTTGCTGACAAACTTGCTCTCTACCCAGCCTTCGTGGCCTTTGCCATCACGAACTTTGGTGTAGCCCGCTGCACCGTTGACGCTCAGAATCGTCACTTTGGTACCCGCATCAATGGCGCCAGTAATACGATATTCCGTACCCGGACCGCGGTGCATATAGGTATAGAGATCATCTGAAATGTAACGAGGTGAGGCTTGCGCTGGTGCAATCGCTGCAAAGCTGAATACAAGCAGAGCTAGTAGCTTTTTCACTGTGTGTTCCTTAATGACGAATTGATGCCCAAGGGGCTCAGACGGGAAATATTAGCAGGTTCGAGATGTGGTGCAATCAACAAGGGAGCCCGTAGGCTCCCTAAATGAGAGGTCAGCCCAGAATTAGGCCATCACTGCGGACATAATTTCGTAGAAAACTACGGCCAGTAATGCGCCTGCAGGCAGGGTAACCACCCAAGATGCCACGATATTACGCACCACGCCCATGTTTAGGGCTGCGATACCGCGAGCAAAACCAACACCGAGAATCGCACCCACAAGTGTTTGTGTGGTTGAGATTGGCAAACCAGTACCAGATGCCAATACCACAGTTGATGCGGTGGCAAGCTGGGCAGCAAAGCCGCGGCTTGGGGTGAGTTCAGTAATGCCTGTACCAACAGTTGCCATGACTTTATGGCCAAGGGTCGCAAGACCAACAACGATACCCACACCACCCAAAGGTAGAATCCACCAAGCGATGGTTGATGTAGCTGTTAGCTCACCCATGTGCTCAACGGTTGAAACCACTGCAGACAATGGACCAATCGCGTTTGCAACGTCGTTTGAACCATGCGCAAAAGCCATGGCACAAGCGGTGATCACCATCAACACGCTAAAGATTTGCTCAACGCCAGCAAAGCCGTTGTCATCTTTTGAGGTCGCCGTGGTGTTCTTGTATTTCTTCGCGATATACAGATAACCACCCACCATGACCAACGCTGAAATGATTGCAGAGCAAACAAATGCTTCATTGGTGGTGAGGTGAAGACCAACGTGTTTCAAACCCTTCTTGATGGTTACCATTGCAATCACCATGGTGGTGATAAACATGTAAACAGGGACAAAACGTTTAGCGTTAATCAGTGGCTTGTCGGTATCAAAAATGAGGCGCTGGGCGCTAACAAAAATGATATAAGCAAAGATACCTGAGATGGCAGGCGTAATCAGCCAGCTACCTACGATGCCTTGAACTGAGCTCCAGTCCACAGCTTCTGTACCTACGGCCACACATGCAAAACCGATGATTGCACCGATGATGGAGTGAGTCGTTGATACAGGCCAACCCATATAGGATGCAACGATCAACCAAGTACCAGCGGCCAATAGT encodes the following:
- a CDS encoding TIGR04211 family SH3 domain-containing protein — its product is MKKLLALLVFSFAAIAPAQASPRYISDDLYTYMHRGPGTEYRITGAIDAGTKVTILSVNGAAGYTKVRDGKGHEGWVESKFVSKQPSYKARFGALETELTEVKETLAQANEQAKVKTSGLTTAVEQYKLTIKDLEARNLELNDQLSADQAMIRELQAKIDTQKDDLLMRWFTYGAMVAGLGLILGLLLPHLVPSRRKKDRWM
- a CDS encoding inorganic phosphate transporter, producing MEILQHYGTWIIITAAIFGFLMAVGIGANDVANAMGTSVGSKALTVKQAIIVAMIFEFAGAYLAGGEVTDTIRKGVIDVALFADKPEVLVYGMMSALLAAGTWLIVASYMGWPVSTTHSIIGAIIGFACVAVGTEAVDWSSVQGIVGSWLITPAISGIFAYIIFVSAQRLIFDTDKPLINAKRFVPVYMFITTMVIAMVTIKKGLKHVGLHLTTNEAFVCSAIISALVMVGGYLYIAKKYKNTTATSKDDNGFAGVEQIFSVLMVITACAMAFAHGSNDVANAIGPLSAVVSTVEHMGELTATSTIAWWILPLGGVGIVVGLATLGHKVMATVGTGITELTPSRGFAAQLATASTVVLASGTGLPISTTQTLVGAILGVGFARGIAALNMGVVRNIVASWVVTLPAGALLAVVFYEIMSAVMA